A stretch of the Bacillus licheniformis DSM 13 = ATCC 14580 genome encodes the following:
- a CDS encoding CoA-binding protein, whose protein sequence is MENPSKQEIKTILENSRRIAVVGLSDNPERTSYMVSKAMQDAGYDIIPVNPTIDEALGVKAVASLKDIEGHVDIVNVFRRSEHLPDVAKEFLEIDADVFWAQQGLVNEEAYQLLSEKGYTVIMDLCIKVAHSLTKSA, encoded by the coding sequence GTGGAAAATCCTTCTAAACAGGAAATCAAAACCATTCTTGAAAACAGCAGACGAATTGCGGTAGTCGGCTTGTCCGACAACCCTGAAAGAACATCGTACATGGTATCAAAAGCGATGCAGGACGCGGGATATGACATCATCCCTGTCAATCCGACCATTGATGAGGCGCTGGGCGTCAAGGCTGTGGCATCCTTAAAAGACATTGAAGGACACGTTGATATCGTCAATGTGTTCAGAAGATCCGAGCATCTGCCTGATGTCGCAAAGGAATTCCTGGAGATAGACGCAGATGTGTTTTGGGCGCAGCAGGGGCTTGTCAATGAAGAAGCTTATCAGCTTCTGAGCGAAAAAGGCTATACGGTGATTATGGATTTGTGCATAAAAGTGGCACACTCGTTAACAAAATCGGCATAA
- the parC gene encoding DNA topoisomerase IV subunit A, protein MAQPEIYHDLPLEDVIGDRFGRYSKYIIQDRALPDARDGLKPVQRRILYAMHAEGNTYDKNFRKAAKTVGNVIGNYHPHGDSSVYEAMVRMSQDWKVRNVLIEMHGNNGSIDGDPPAAMRYTEARLAAIASELLRDIDKETVEFVPNFDDTSKEPVVLPAMFPNLLVNGSTGISAGYATDIPPHHLGEVIDAVIKRIDSPNCSVDDLMEFVKGPDFPTGGIIQGKEGIKKAYETGKGKIIIRGKAEIETIRGGRQQIVITEIPFEVNKANLVKKMDEFRIERKVEGISEVRDETDRTGLRIVIELKKEADAQGILNFLYKNTDLQIPYNFNMVAIHNRRPMLMNLTSILDAYIGHQKEVITNRSQYELKKAKERHHIVEGLMKALSILDEVIATIRSSNDKRDAKNNLIEKFAFTEPQAEAIVSLQLYRLTNTDITALQEEAKELDQKIKELEEILSNDKKLLKVIKDSLKKVKKTYASQRRSVIEEKIEEIKINLEVMVASEDVYVTVTKDGYIKRTSQRSFAASNGQDFGMKDTDRLLCQLEMNTTDVLLLFTNKGSYVYCPVHQLPDIRWKDLGQHITNIISIDSDESIVKAIPVREFTESEYLLFFTKNGMAKRTQLMQYKAQRYSKALVALNLKGDDEVVDVHVTDGTKDLFIATHSGYGLWFTEDEVSVVGARAAGVKGVNLKDGDFVASGQVLEEKDVLVLVTQRGSIKRMNRSEFEKTSRAKRGVLMLRELKKKPHRIAGLLACSYHDQITLQTEKGITEEMLVKEIKLHDRYSNGSFIIDEDEAGEVTDVWISKHELE, encoded by the coding sequence ATGGCACAGCCAGAGATTTATCATGATTTACCATTGGAAGACGTGATCGGCGACCGTTTCGGCCGATACAGCAAATATATTATTCAGGACCGGGCGCTCCCTGATGCGCGCGACGGCCTGAAGCCTGTTCAAAGAAGAATCTTATACGCCATGCATGCGGAAGGGAACACATACGATAAGAATTTCCGCAAGGCCGCAAAAACGGTCGGTAATGTAATCGGAAACTATCATCCTCACGGAGACAGCTCGGTCTACGAAGCGATGGTGCGGATGAGCCAGGACTGGAAGGTTCGCAACGTGCTGATTGAAATGCACGGAAACAACGGAAGCATCGACGGTGATCCGCCGGCTGCGATGCGTTATACAGAAGCAAGGCTCGCGGCGATCGCGTCAGAGCTATTGCGGGATATTGACAAAGAAACGGTCGAGTTTGTACCAAACTTTGATGATACGAGCAAAGAGCCTGTCGTCCTTCCGGCAATGTTCCCGAACCTGCTTGTCAACGGATCGACAGGGATTTCCGCCGGGTATGCGACTGACATTCCGCCGCATCATCTCGGGGAAGTGATCGATGCCGTGATTAAGCGGATCGACTCGCCGAACTGCAGCGTGGATGACCTCATGGAGTTCGTAAAAGGTCCGGACTTTCCGACCGGAGGAATCATCCAGGGGAAAGAAGGCATAAAAAAAGCCTATGAAACCGGAAAAGGAAAAATCATCATCAGGGGCAAAGCCGAGATCGAAACAATCAGAGGCGGCCGCCAGCAAATTGTCATTACTGAAATTCCGTTTGAAGTCAACAAAGCGAATTTAGTGAAAAAAATGGACGAATTCAGGATTGAACGGAAGGTCGAAGGGATTTCAGAAGTCCGTGACGAGACCGACCGGACAGGCCTCAGAATCGTGATTGAGCTGAAAAAAGAAGCGGATGCACAAGGCATTTTAAATTTCTTATACAAAAACACGGATTTGCAGATTCCTTACAACTTTAACATGGTCGCCATCCATAACAGAAGACCGATGCTGATGAATCTCACATCGATTTTGGACGCTTATATCGGCCACCAAAAAGAAGTCATCACCAACCGTTCTCAGTATGAGCTGAAAAAAGCGAAGGAAAGGCATCATATCGTAGAAGGCTTAATGAAGGCACTGTCCATTTTGGATGAGGTCATTGCGACGATCCGCTCCTCCAATGACAAGCGCGATGCCAAAAACAATCTGATCGAAAAGTTCGCATTTACTGAGCCGCAGGCTGAAGCGATCGTTTCCTTGCAGCTGTACAGGCTGACAAACACAGATATTACGGCCCTCCAGGAAGAAGCAAAAGAACTGGACCAGAAGATCAAAGAGCTGGAAGAGATCCTTTCCAATGATAAGAAACTTTTGAAAGTGATCAAAGACAGCTTGAAAAAGGTTAAAAAAACCTATGCCAGTCAAAGGCGCTCTGTCATCGAAGAAAAAATCGAAGAAATTAAAATCAACCTTGAAGTGATGGTGGCGTCGGAAGACGTTTATGTGACCGTAACGAAAGACGGTTATATTAAACGAACGAGCCAGCGGTCTTTCGCCGCATCAAACGGCCAGGACTTCGGCATGAAAGATACCGACCGTCTGCTCTGTCAGCTGGAAATGAATACGACAGACGTTCTGCTCTTGTTCACAAATAAAGGGAGCTATGTCTATTGTCCAGTTCACCAGCTCCCTGATATCAGATGGAAAGATTTAGGTCAGCATATAACGAATATCATATCGATTGACAGCGATGAGTCCATCGTCAAGGCGATTCCTGTCAGAGAGTTTACCGAATCTGAATACCTGCTGTTCTTTACGAAAAACGGAATGGCGAAAAGAACTCAGCTGATGCAGTATAAAGCACAGCGCTATTCAAAAGCACTGGTTGCCCTTAATTTAAAAGGCGACGATGAAGTGGTCGATGTTCATGTAACGGACGGAACGAAAGATTTGTTTATTGCGACACATTCCGGCTACGGTCTGTGGTTCACAGAAGATGAAGTCAGCGTCGTCGGCGCAAGGGCGGCCGGTGTCAAGGGCGTCAATTTGAAAGACGGCGACTTTGTCGCCAGCGGACAGGTTTTAGAGGAAAAAGACGTGCTTGTGCTCGTGACCCAGCGCGGATCTATTAAGCGGATGAACCGCAGCGAATTTGAAAAAACGTCAAGGGCGAAACGAGGGGTTCTCATGCTGAGGGAACTGAAGAAAAAACCTCACCGCATTGCCGGCCTGCTCGCATGTTCATATCATGATCAAATCACGCTTCAAACCGAAAAAGGCATCACAGAGGAGATGCTTGTCAAAGAAATCAAGCTTCATGACCGGTACAGCAACGGTTCTTTCATCATCGACGAAGATGAAGCAGGGGAAGTAACGGATGTATGGATCAGCAAACATGAGCTGGAGTGA
- a CDS encoding HesB/YadR/YfhF family protein: MNLKINEEALKWYKNELDLKEGDQVRFFVRYGGCSNVQKGFSLGVSKDEPQQIGVSAEKDGITFFVEESDVWYFDGHDLLVTYNESAEEPVFEYQ, translated from the coding sequence GTGAATTTGAAAATTAATGAAGAGGCGCTTAAATGGTATAAGAACGAGCTTGATTTAAAAGAAGGTGATCAGGTTCGCTTCTTTGTCCGCTACGGAGGATGCAGCAATGTTCAAAAAGGCTTCTCCCTTGGGGTCTCAAAAGATGAGCCGCAGCAAATCGGTGTAAGTGCGGAAAAAGACGGCATTACGTTTTTCGTTGAAGAAAGCGATGTATGGTATTTCGACGGCCATGATCTGCTTGTCACCTATAACGAATCTGCGGAAGAACCTGTTTTTGAATATCAGTAA
- the parE gene encoding DNA topoisomerase IV subunit B produces the protein MVKKQQVDYNDDSIQVLEGLEAVRKRPGMYIGSTDSRGLHHLVYEIVDNSVDEVLAGHGDHIIVKIHKDNSISVQDRGRGMPTGMHKLGKPTPEIILTVLHAGGKFGQGGYKTSGGLHGVGASVVNALSEWLTVTIERDGNVYRQRFENGGKPVTSLDKIGTTKKTGTLIHFKPDPAMFSTTTFNFETLSERLRESAFLLKGLKIELIDERDQTKETFLYENGIEAFVAYLNEEKDALSEVVSFEGEHNGIEVDFAFQFNDGYSENILSFVNNVRTKDGGTHESGAKTAMTRAFNEYARKVALLKEKDKNLEGTDIREGLSAIVSVRIPEELLQFEGQTKGKLGTSEARSAVDAIVSEQLAYFLEENRETATLLVKKAIKASQAREAARKAREEARSGKKRKKSEATLSGKLTPAQSRNPSKNELYLVEGDSAGGSAKQGRDRKFQAVLPLRGKVINTEKAKLADIFKNEEINTIIHAIGGGVGADFDIEDINYDKVIIMTDADTDGAHIQVLLLTFFYRYMKPLIEHGKVFIALPPLYKVSKGSGKKEIIEYAWSDEEMDDVLKKVGKGYTIQRYKGLGEMNADQLWETTMNPESRTLVRVKIDDAARVERRVTTLMGDKVEPRRKWIEKNVAFGLDEESNILENENLSVAEEV, from the coding sequence TTGGTTAAAAAACAGCAAGTTGACTATAATGATGATTCCATACAGGTGCTCGAAGGCCTTGAAGCGGTCAGAAAACGCCCCGGTATGTACATCGGTTCGACAGACAGCCGGGGACTGCACCATCTCGTATATGAAATCGTCGATAATTCCGTCGATGAAGTCCTTGCGGGCCATGGGGATCACATTATAGTAAAAATACATAAAGATAACAGCATATCGGTGCAAGACAGAGGCCGGGGAATGCCAACAGGAATGCATAAGCTCGGCAAGCCGACTCCAGAAATTATTTTGACAGTGCTGCATGCCGGAGGAAAGTTCGGCCAAGGCGGCTATAAAACGAGCGGGGGGCTGCACGGCGTCGGTGCATCCGTTGTAAACGCCCTGTCCGAGTGGCTGACAGTCACGATTGAGCGGGACGGAAATGTTTACAGGCAGCGTTTTGAAAACGGCGGCAAACCGGTGACATCCCTTGATAAAATCGGAACGACCAAAAAGACCGGCACCCTGATTCATTTCAAGCCTGATCCTGCGATGTTCAGCACGACGACGTTTAACTTTGAAACGCTTTCAGAGCGTCTGAGAGAATCAGCCTTTTTGTTAAAAGGACTAAAAATAGAATTGATCGATGAACGCGATCAAACAAAAGAAACGTTTTTATACGAAAACGGAATCGAAGCTTTTGTCGCTTATTTAAATGAGGAGAAAGACGCGCTTTCTGAAGTGGTCTCATTTGAAGGAGAGCACAACGGCATCGAGGTTGACTTCGCGTTTCAGTTTAATGACGGCTATTCCGAAAACATCCTGTCGTTCGTCAATAATGTCAGAACGAAAGATGGAGGAACCCATGAGTCCGGTGCCAAAACGGCGATGACGAGAGCATTCAACGAGTATGCGAGAAAGGTGGCCCTTTTAAAAGAAAAGGACAAAAACCTTGAAGGAACGGATATCAGGGAAGGCCTGTCAGCCATCGTTTCCGTCCGGATTCCCGAAGAGCTTCTTCAATTTGAAGGACAGACAAAAGGAAAGCTCGGCACAAGTGAAGCACGGTCAGCCGTTGATGCAATCGTCTCTGAGCAGCTCGCCTATTTTCTTGAAGAAAACAGGGAAACGGCAACATTGCTTGTCAAAAAAGCGATTAAAGCCTCCCAGGCGAGAGAGGCTGCGAGAAAAGCAAGAGAAGAGGCAAGAAGCGGAAAGAAAAGAAAGAAATCCGAAGCGACGCTCTCCGGGAAGCTGACGCCTGCACAATCAAGGAATCCATCCAAGAACGAATTGTATCTCGTGGAGGGTGATTCTGCGGGAGGATCAGCAAAGCAGGGACGAGACCGGAAATTCCAGGCTGTCCTGCCGCTCCGCGGAAAAGTTATCAATACGGAAAAAGCGAAGCTGGCCGATATTTTTAAAAATGAAGAGATCAATACGATCATTCACGCGATCGGCGGAGGGGTCGGCGCCGATTTTGACATTGAGGACATCAATTACGACAAAGTCATTATCATGACAGATGCGGATACAGACGGCGCGCATATCCAAGTGCTGCTCCTGACTTTTTTCTACCGCTATATGAAGCCGCTGATCGAGCACGGAAAAGTGTTTATCGCACTGCCGCCGCTCTATAAAGTGAGCAAAGGGTCGGGCAAAAAAGAAATCATTGAATATGCCTGGTCTGATGAGGAAATGGACGACGTCCTCAAAAAAGTCGGAAAAGGATATACGATCCAGCGCTATAAAGGTCTCGGCGAAATGAACGCTGACCAGCTTTGGGAAACGACAATGAACCCCGAGTCAAGAACACTTGTCAGGGTTAAAATCGATGACGCGGCCCGGGTGGAACGGCGCGTAACGACATTGATGGGCGACAAAGTTGAGCCGAGGAGAAAATGGATTGAGAAAAACGTCGCTTTCGGACTTGATGAAGAAAGCAACATTTTGGAAAACGAGAATTTATCGGTCGCTGAGGAGGTTTAA
- the plsY gene encoding glycerol-3-phosphate 1-O-acyltransferase PlsY encodes MLIALLFILAYLLGSIPSGLIVGKAAKGIDIREHGSGNLGATNAFRTLGVKAGSIVVAADILKGTLAAFLPAILHIGVHPLLAGVAAVIGHMFPVFAKFKGGKAVATSGGVLLCYQPLLFLTMVAVFFLFLYITKYVSLSSILTGLYTTVYSLFTKDLLLVAVVAFLTAFVVYRHRTNIKRIIDKTEPKIKWMSGKR; translated from the coding sequence ATGTTAATAGCTTTATTATTTATTTTAGCCTATCTACTCGGCAGCATTCCGTCCGGCTTGATTGTCGGAAAGGCCGCCAAAGGAATCGACATCAGGGAACACGGCAGCGGGAATCTTGGCGCCACCAACGCATTTCGGACACTCGGCGTAAAAGCCGGCTCTATCGTTGTGGCTGCGGACATTTTGAAAGGGACGCTCGCCGCCTTTCTGCCCGCCATCCTGCACATCGGCGTACACCCTTTGCTGGCCGGCGTAGCCGCAGTCATCGGGCATATGTTCCCTGTGTTCGCAAAATTTAAAGGCGGAAAAGCTGTCGCTACTTCCGGAGGCGTATTGCTTTGCTATCAGCCTCTTCTGTTTCTCACAATGGTTGCGGTGTTCTTTCTGTTTTTGTATATCACAAAATATGTATCGCTTTCTTCCATTTTAACCGGCTTGTATACAACGGTTTACAGTCTGTTTACGAAAGACCTTTTATTGGTGGCAGTCGTCGCCTTTCTTACGGCGTTTGTCGTATACAGACACAGGACGAACATTAAACGCATCATCGATAAAACCGAGCCCAAAATCAAGTGGATGTCCGGCAAAAGATGA